In a single window of the Nicotiana tomentosiformis chromosome 8, ASM39032v3, whole genome shotgun sequence genome:
- the LOC138897243 gene encoding uncharacterized protein: protein MLEGYKPPKFEMFDGTGDPKVHLRTYCDKLVRVGKNEQIHMKLFMQSLRVDALSWYISQNLKKWANWVSMAFDVMDRFVFNIENTLDIFYIQNLKKKPIETFHEYATRWRS, encoded by the coding sequence ATGttggagggttacaaacctcctaagtttgagatgtttgatgGAACCGGTGATCCTAAGGTTCATTTGAGAActtattgtgacaagcttgtgaGAGTGggcaagaatgaacaaatccacatgaaactgttcatgcaaAGTCTTAGAGTAGATGCATTATCTTGGTATATTAGTCAAAATCTAAAGAAGTGGGcaaattgggtgagcatggcttTTGATGTCATGGATAGATTCGTGTTCAACATAGAGAACACGCTAGATATTTTCTATATCCAGAATCTCAAGAAAAAGCCAATAGAAACTTTTCatgagtatgctactcgttggagatcatAG